One region of Peromyscus eremicus chromosome 4, PerEre_H2_v1, whole genome shotgun sequence genomic DNA includes:
- the LOC131909936 gene encoding low molecular weight phosphotyrosine protein phosphatase-like, producing MESDQERYPTSGHHTTQHTHAKGCRSLQEISGLQVVGKGVYKKLEWPGSVPKDGRGWVQVNVVLGNICQSPIAEAVFRKLATDGNVSVNWRIDSAALSTYEVGNLPGFHGQSCMRKHGIPMNHIAWQITREDFATFDYILCMDERNLRDLNRKSNQVKNCRAKIEPLGSYDPQKHLISKDPYYGNDSDFELGDQQCLRCHKAFLEKTH from the coding sequence ATGGAAAGTGATCAAGAAAGATACCCAACATCTGGCCACCACACCACACAGCATACACATGCAAAAGGGTGCAGATCATTACAGGAGATCTCTGGTCTTCAAGTTGTAGGCAAGGGTGTTTATAAGAAATTAGAGTGGCCAGGGTCTGTACCAAAAGATGGCAGAGGCTGGGTACAAGTCAATGTTGTTCTCGGTAACATTTGCCAGTCACCCATTGCAGAAGCAGTGTTCAGAAAATTGGCAACTGATGGAAATGTTTCAGTTAATTGGAGGATAGACAGTGCAGCTTTATCCACCTATGAAGTAGGGAACCTCCCTGGCTTTCACGGGCAGAGCTGTATGAGAAAACATGGCATCCCCATGAATCACATTGCATGGCAGATTACAAGAGAAGACTTTGCAACGTTCGATTATATACTGTGTATGGATGAAAGAAATCTGAGAGATCTGAATAGAAAAAGTAATCAAGTTAAAAACTGCAGAGCTAAAATTGAGCCACTTGGGAGCTATGATCCACAGAAACATCTCATTAGTAAAGATCCCTATTATGGCAATGACTCTGACTTCGAACTGGGGGACCAGCAATGTCTCAGGTGCCACAAGGCCTTCTTGGAGAAGACTCACTAG